The Filimonas lacunae genomic sequence TTTTGGTGAGTAATAACCCGTGTGGTGAATCTGATACCACTGTGTTTTTCTGTGTAGAAGACAAGCCGGATTCTACTTTCCATATAGATGTGAATAAGTCGTGTGTTCCATTTGTGGTTAAAACAGATACTGTTTTAAATACATCCAGAGTATATTGTATTCCTTATGTAGAGGAATATACTGTTCTGGATTCTAATAAAAATGTAGCACCTGCTAACAGATATAAAGTAATAGCTGGCAGCCTGGCGGGAGCAGAACCACAAATTCAGTTTGATACTGCAGGTAAATACTATATCAGGTATACTGTTCGTAACTCCTGTGGAAGTTTCTTCAGTGAAAAACTGGTTGAAGCGTATTATGCAAACGTAACCATGCCCGATTCGGCAAGGTATTGTGATACCCTGCGAATTAATTTTGGCACTAACGCCAGCCACAAACCTAATTATAGCACTTCAGCTATAGGTGGTGAATCTTATCAGTGGACTGTAACGGGTGGTGCCTATACTTTTGTATCTGGTACTGCTACTTCGGCATACCCCATTATTAAATTTAACGACTACGCAAGATATGTTGTAACGGTACGCTTTACCAACATGTGTGGTACGCAAACCTCTTCGCAGGTGATCAGGTTTGATAAGCCGATGTTAATTAATATTAACACGCCGTCTGCAAATACAACCGTTTGTTGGGGAACAACTAGTATCAATCTTGCTGCCAATACAACGGGTCCTTCTGATGCCACATTGGCATGGACTACCAATGGAGCATCCAATGGTACGTTTTCTCCTACCAACACACTTGCTACCACTTATACATTTGGTACAAATGATATAGCAAATAAAACTGCTACTGTTATTATTACTATAACCGGCCCTAATGGTTCGGTATGTCCGAGAAAAAATTCAAGCCGTGTTATTAGCATGTATCCGGAAAACAAGGGTACCAGCTATTCCAAGGATATTTGTTCGGGAACTGCTTTGAACGAATCGTTGGTGGCGTCTACCACAGGTAGCACATTTACATATACTTCTGTAAGTACAGCTAATGTAACAGGTGCAACAGCATCTGGTTCCGGCAGCGTAATTACCGATGTGCTCACCAACAATTCCAGCAGTTCGGCCGGTACGGTTACTTATACTATTACACCACTGGCCAACGGATGTAATGGTACACCGTTTACTATTACTATTACAGTACAGCCAACACCTGCGCTTACGGTTAATCCTTTAACAAGTGCAATGTGTAGCGGCAACAAAACCGGACTGGCACTTACCAGTTCTTTAGCCGGTGCCACATTCCAGTGGCTGGCGTCTCCTGTTTCAGGAACTGCCAGTGGTTATTATACTACTCAGCAGGGTACTACTGTTGCGGGTACTACATATACTATTGATGACGAGTTGCTGAATACTTCCAGTACAGATGCCCAGGTAAAATATGCTATACAGCTTGTTTCGGCTAATGGCTGTAAAAGTCCTGTGCAGAATGCGCTGGTTACTATACATCCTAAAGTAACGGATGCAAATGCTGGTAGCGATAAAAAATATTGTAACGTTAGCCAGGTTACCCTGGAAGGTAATACTGCTACTGTAGGTACAGGTGTATGGTCGCAAACATTGGGACCAGCAGCAGTCATTACCAATCCTAATAACCCTGCTTCAACAGTAACGGGTTTGGTGGGAAATACCGAATACCGTTTTGCATGGACTATTACCGACAATTCTGCCAGCCATTGTGGATTTACTACCGATACGGTAATTATATATAATCGTCCTGCCACTACAACAGCGACTGTAACCACTCCATTAACATTGTGTGATTTTGTGGCCGGTGATCTGTCACATAATAATAAAACTCTTACCGGTAATATTATTACCAGAGCTTTTGAATCTGGTAAATGGACAGTGGACGGCTCGCCTACAGGCAGCAGCTATAGTTTCAGTGACGACACTGATAATGATGCCATTTTTACGGTAAGCATGCCGGGTACCTATACTTTACGATGGACTATTTCGGGCGATGCCGGTTGTACGCCATCTTCGGCAGTGTTAACACTGAATGTATATGCACCTCCTGCTTCAGGAAGTGTAGCTACCACCACCACTGCTGTTTGTGCGGGTACAGACGTGAGGGTAACCCTTTCCGGATATACCGGGGTTATTCAAAAATGGCAGTATTCCTACGATGGATTAAGCTGGGTTGATACGGCTGTGCAAACATCCACTATTGATTTCCTGAATACCCAGGACACATTTGCTGTGCGTGCTATTGTCATTTCTTCCGGAAATGCGGCAGGTTGTCCGAGTGTATCTACGGCCACTCCTATTACTATTAATGTATCTGCTTTATCTATAGGTGGGAATGGAAAAGATACTACTGTTTGTCAGGGTACTTCCACCTTCTTCACTTTAACTAACTATAGGGGCAGTGTAATTGCCTGGCAAGCTTCTACCAATGGTGGAACCACGTGGACTACTGTTCCTGGTGTAACTGGCGAAAGGCTGGATTATAGCAATATTCAAACAACTACCCAATACAGGGCTGTTGTGCAAAATGGCGTATGTAGCCAGGTATACTCAGCTGTTAGTACAATAACAGTAATACCTTCTATTGCGCAGCCTACAGCAGGTAGTGCACAAAATCTGTGTAACGTAACGGGCACCACACTGGACGCAAGTGCGGTAACACACTCCGGTGAAATAGGTGTTTGGTCTCAATCTACCACCACCGGTAGCACTAATGCTGTGTTTGGAGATGTGAATAATCCTAAAACCACGGTTACCAGCCTTTCACCGGGTACGTACATTTTAAAATGGACGGTATCTAATGGTGGTGTATGTGGAACTAAGTCTGCCAACGTGCGTATTGATATATCTGCTGCTGCACAGGGTGGTGATGCTTTAGGCGGTGGCACTTATTGCAGAGGCAGCGTGCCTACCAATACCATCGACCTGGATAACTATACAGGCAATGTTGTTCGTTGGGAGTCATCTACTGATGGTACTACCTGGACTACTATTTCTAATACAACCAGCACGCTTACTTATAATAATAGTGTAACACAAACTACTTATTACAGGGCGGTAGTAGATAACGGAAACTGTACCGTACCTGCTTACTCTACCGTGGCAACGGTAACTATAAAAAATCCGGTGACCACTCCTGATGCTAATATTGATCAGGATTTATGTAATGCCAATGGCACTACATTGGCGGCTAATAGTGTAAATACTGCTGCTGGTGAAAATGGCACCTGGACTCAAAGTGTAAGAAATGCAGCCGGTGCTGTTATTGCAAGTGCAACCAACCCTGCCACTGGAATCTCTGGTTTAATAGCAGGTAATACCTATACTTTTATATGGTCTATTGATAATGGAGGAACCTGTCCGGTTAAAAGAGATTCTGTTGATGTAGTGGTGCGCAACCCTATAGCCAATATAATTGATACCACCAATCAGTTTCCGCTTACCATTTGTGAAGGCGTTCTGGTAAATGTTACCGGCGGCACTCCAACAGGCGGTAATGGCGCTTATGCTTATCAATGGCAATACAGCGAAGACAATATCACCTGGAACAATTTCGGAACGTTGTCTACTGCGAAAGATTTTTCTTTTACAGCATCTTCTGTAAGCTTATATATCCGTAGAAGAATTATTTCCGGTCCGTGCGACAACTTCAGCAATGTGGTGGTGTTAACAGTAAGAAAAGCTATTACCAATAACACATTAGCTTCCAGTCAGGATATTTGTATTAACACTGCTCCTGCTGTTATAGTAGGTTCTGTTCCACAGGAAGGTGGCGGAGGCTACATATATACCTGGGAACAAAGTATAGATAATGCGGCTACCTGGTCGGTTATAGCTAGCGCTACCGGTAAAGATTATGCACCGGGCGTACTTACGCAAACCACCCTGTATCGCAGAACAGTAACTACTGCATTATGTTCTGGCCTGCAAAAGAATGTGAGTGATTCCGTAATTATAAAGGTAAATCCGGATGCAAAAGCGAGATTCTCTGTAAGAGATACTATTGGTTGTGCACCATTTGTTCTTACTGCTGCAAACATTGTAGATACGCCTTATGCTGCTAATAATGGCGGATATAACTGGTTGGCCAATGGTGTATTAATCGGAACCACTGTAGCATTCCCGGGATATACCATTAATAATGTGGATGACTCTGTAACTATTCGTTTGGTTACCACCAGCCTCTATGGTTGTAAAAGCGATAGTATGGAGCAGAAATTTTTCTCGTTCCCAACTCCTGATCCTCAGTTTACTGTAAGTCAGGATAGCAGTTGCGGACCATATACTGTACACTTCACCAATAATTCCAATAATTCACCACGTGTGAACTATGAGTGGGATTTAGGTAACGGTCAAACTACAACCAACTTTAATCCGGCGGATATTACTTATCCTATCAATCCGGATAGAAGAGATACATTCTATGTGGTGAAACTTACTGCTGTTACAGGTTGTGACAGGGCAGTATTAACAGATACCATTAAAGTATATGCTGCACCAAAGGCAACATTTACACCTTCTGTTACTGCAGGTTGTTCGCCATTGACGGTATTCTTTAATAACAATTCGTTAGGTGAGCGTATAACGTATACCTGGAATTTTGATGATGGACATGGAGATAGTGTTACTACCTCTGCAGGTCAAACAAGCCATACGTTTGTCACGTTTGTACAGGATACATTCCATGTGAGGTTAATAGCTACCAACAGTTGTGGAACAGATACCAGCTATTACAACATAGTGGTATCGCCTAATCCTATTTCGCTGAATATGTCTATCAACGGCGATCAGCGACAAGGTTGTGCCCCGTTAACTGTACAGTTTAACAACAATACCCGTGGAGCCAGCGCGTTCCGTTGGGATTTTGGTGACGGCAACGTGTTAAATACAACCGAGAACATAGATACTATTACCCATGTGTTTACTACACCGGGCAGGTATGCGATTACGTTAATTGCTTCTAACTATTGTAGCGATACAACTGGTTATGAAATGGTAGAGGTGCTGGCTGTGCCGGAAGTAGACTTCACAGCATTACCAACACAGGTATGTATTGGTGATTCTATACATTTTACCAATAACAGTAATTCTACCTTAACGGGTCTGGTATGGAGGTTTGGTGACGGAGATACTTCGGTAGTCACTAATCCTAATCACGCTTACAAGACGGCGAATGCTTATAATGTAACTTTAACCGGAAGCATACAGTATCAAAGTGGTATGGTGTGTTCTACCACAGCTACCCACCCGGTAACCGTTATTGCTTCCTTACCTGGTTTATTTACGGCCACTGATACTATAGGTAATTGTGTACCGTATACTATTACGTTCACTAATTCTATCACTCCTTCTGCACTTACCAGCTGGGATTTTGGTGATGGCAGTACGGCTACAGGTGATGTGGTTACGCACACTTATACACAAAACGGAACATTCACCGTAAAAATGAACTCGCTTGATCCGGGCGGTTGTACTTACGAGCATGCTAAGAATGTAGTGATACAAGGTCCCGAAGGACAGTTCATTTATGATAACGGATACATCTGTAAAGACAAAGCCGTTCGTCTGGAAGTGAATGCTGTGCGTACTACCAGTTACAAATACATATTTGGAGATGGTGATACGCTGGTAACTAATGCCAACGTGGTATTCCATATTTATAAGCAACCAGGTATTTATAAACCTGCAGTACAGCTACTAACAGCTGATTGCGGTGTGTGGATATATGGCACCAACCAGATAATGGTGGATTACTACCAAACCGGCTTCACCTCTGTACAGCAAAAAGTGTGTGGTAACAGCCTGGTGGCCTTTACCGATACTTCCCGCTCTTATTTTGGCATCCAAAGCTGGGATTGGAGGTTTGGTGATGGCGGTACTTCTACCGATAAAAATCCGCAACACAGTTATGTGGGCACCAACAGCTGGCCGGTAACCTTAATTATTACAGGCACCAGCGGTTGTAAGGATACTACTATGGCTTATGTATCTGTGAAGCCCAACAACAAACCTGTGGTGCAGATTATGGCTGCTACCAGTGGTTGTGTGGCTCAGCCAATGATGTTTACTGCCAATGTAAACTCTCAGGATAGTGTAAGCCTGTATGCATGGAACTTCAGCAATGGTTTTGCTACCAATGGAGAGCAAATCACTACTAAGTTTGGCACTGCGGGTTCTTACCAGGTACAGTTGGTAGCAGGTACTATATTCGGTTGTTACGATACAGCCAATGCCACCTTTGTAATCAATCCTACACCAACGGTTTCATTGGGTAATGATGTTACCATTTGTCGTGGCGCATCTGTACAGTTAAATGCGGCAGGTGCTACCGAAGCTGCCTGGTCGCCGATTAACGATCTGGATTGTGGTAACTGTTTAAAACCTGTAGCTACTCCATTAGAAACCAGGCAGTATGTGGCCAGAGGTTCTAATGTGTATGGTTGTAGTAGCACAGATACTATTGTCATTAATGTGGTACAACCGGCAAGGGTGCAGGTAAGCGGACCAGATACTATATGTGTGGGCCAATCGGCACAGTTATATGCTGATGGTACAGAAAAATACAGATGGTGGCCTGCTGCTTCGCTCAGCAACACCACTATTGCTTCACCAGTGGCCAGTCCAACACTGACTACTATATATAGTGTGGAAGGTTCGGACAGCTTAAACTGTTTCCGTGATACCGGCTACATTACCATAACAGTAGGTCAATGGCCTAAAATAAGTCTGGGACCAGATAAGGTGTTAAGCACTGGTACGGAGGTACAGTTAACTACTACCTACATTAACGGACCAATGGTGAAATGGACCTGGACTCCGGAAGCCAACCTCAGCTGCAGTAATTGTGCTGTGCCGGTTGCTACGGTAAGAACGGATGTATGTTACAGCGTAACCGCTGAAAACATATATGGTTGTGAGGCCAAAGACACCGTATGTATACAGGCGTTCTGCGAAAGCACGCAAGTGTTTATTCCGAATGCGTTTGTTCCGGGAAGTGTAAACAACGGCCTGTTAATGGTACGCGGTAAGGGTATCCGGTCTGTGAAATCGTTCCGCATCTACAACCGTTGGGGTCAGGTAGTATTTGAGAGAGCTAACTTCCCGCCAAACGATAAAAGCTTTGGATGGGATGGAACCATAAAAGGATCATTGCCAACGCCGGATGTATATGTGTATACGGCAGAGGTGATTTGTGACGATGGCAAGGCGTTTACTTATAAAGGAAACGTAGCTATATTAAAATAAAACACTAAAAGAGATGTTATGAGGAGGATGGTGTTTGCCCGATGGCTGCTAAGTTTACTTACAACAATCATAATAACCCTGCCCGGAAACGGGCAGGATTATACGTTTTCGCAGTTTAACGAACTGCCTATGTTGCGCAACCCGGCGCTGGCAGGGGTGTTCAATGGCGATTTACGTATCAGCGGCGCCTGGCGTAACCAGTGGCAAAGCGTAACTGTACCCTATCAAACCGGTGCTATGAGTGCCGAGGTGAAGTTTCCGATGAAAGATTGGAACGACTGGATAACAGTAGGCTTACAGGCTACTTATGATGTTGCGGGCGATATTAAACTAAAGCGCACTTCTATTTTACCCGTTATTAACTACCATAAATCGATAAGCGGTAATTCAGATGATTATTTGTCGTTAGCCTTTATGGGCGGCCCTGTGAACAGCCAGTTCGATCCTACCAAGCTTAAACTGGACGACCAATTCCAGGGTGGTACTTACGACCCCACCACACCTACGTCGCAGGTTTTTGACCGTACCGGTTTTAATTATTGGGATGCCTCTACCGGTTTAACGTATAGTAGCGGTTTTGCCGAAAAAGGACGTTATTATTTAGGTGTAGGTTTGTTTCACCTGAACAGGCCTAAGGTGGCGTTTTACACACAAAACTCTAACGTTTACCTGGAAAGGAAGTTTGGTTTTAATGCTGGTGCTACTATTCCTACTTCTGATTTTAACCGCGTGGTTTTATATGGCGATTATTTCATGCAAGGGGGTAACCGCCAGTTTCTAGGGGGTATTTTGTATGGAAATGACCTTATACAGAACTATGATGATGAAAACGTATTCAGCCTGTATTTTGGGGGTTATTATCGCTGGAACGATGCGTTGATTCCGGTTATTAAAATGGAAATGTTCGACTGGTCGGTAGGTTTAAGCTACGATGTAAACGTATCTAAGCTAAAAACCGCCAGTAATATGAAAGGCGGCTTTGAATTAACCGCCACGTATAAATGTAAGTTTACGCACCGCTCGGAAGAAGCGAACAGCGTTCGATGCGTTTGGTTTTAATCTGCCATCACCCAGGGCTCCAGGTTAAAAAAGCCTGAATAGTCGAAAAGATTCCAGAAATCGATAGGGGTGCAATCGTATATCTGTAGCAACTGATTCAAACGGCACATGCGGAAATCGCATTTGCCGTTTTCCATTTTACTGATTAATTCTTTGCTGGTTCCGGCCTTCATGGCCACGTAAGCCTGCTTTAAACCTTTCTCTATCCTCACCTTGCGCAGGGCTGCGCCCACATTTTGCCTGGTATACGTTGGTTTGGGCATGTTAAGCAATCGTTAGTTTTTTTCAAAAGATGAATGAGATTCCATCGAATATATATCGAATTTATGTATATCCACTGATTTTTAAGGAGATTTGCCCCGAAAACGGGGTAGCTGCTTATGTAAATACCTTTGCCTCTTCGCTTGTTTGCCATTAATTTTAGGTGAAAAATTCCTAATATCCCGTTTTCATTTTATCTGCCGGTTACTTTTTGTACCTTTGCGCCCAAATTAGGTTGAATGGGGGTTCCTTTCAACTATAAAACCATTCAACATTTGTATTTTATGGATATAAGAAACATCGCCATTATTGCTCACGTTGACCACGGCAAAACTACGCTGGTTGACCGTATTCTGCACACCACGAAAGTATTTCGTGACAACCAGGACACCGGTGAACTGATCATGGACAATAATGACCTTGAAAGAGAACGTGGTATTACCATATTCAGTAAAAACGCAGCCGTTACCCATAACGGTGTTAAAATAAACGTTATTGACACTCCCGGTCACGCCGACTTTGGTGGTGAAGTGGAGCGCGTATTGAAAATGGCAGACGGTGTAATTCTGCTGGTGGATGCGTTTGAAGGCCCTATGCCTCAAACCCGTTTCGTGCTGCAGAAAGCTTTACAGCTGAACCTGAAGCCTATAGTAGTAATTAACAAGGTAGATAAGCCAAACTGCCGTCCTGACGAAGTACATGACGCTGTGTTTGAACTGTTCTTTAACCTGGATGCTACCGAAGAGCAGCTGAACTTCCCTACCTTCTACGGTAGCGGTAAAAACGGCTGGTTCAACGATACATTAGAGCAGCGTGAAGATATCATTCCTTTAATGGATGGCATCTTAAAGTACGTACCAGCTCCTAAAATCAACGAAGGTCCGCTGCAAATGCAGATCACTTCCCTGGATTACTCTTCGTTCCTGGGCCGTATTGCCATTGGTAAAGTAACCCGTGGTACTATTAAAGAAAACCAGCCTATTGCTTTAATGCAGACCGATGGTACTGTTAAAAAGCAAAAGGTTCGTGAATTATATGTATTTGAAGGCATGGGCAAAAGAAAGGTAACTGAAGTAGTTGCCGGTGATCTTTGCGCTGTGGTAGGTTTAGAAGACTTCAACATTGGTGATACCATCTCCGATTCAGAAGTTCAGGAAGCGCTGCCAATTATCAGCGTGGATGAGCCAACCATGAACATGACTTTCAGCATCAACAACTCTCCTTTCTTCGGCCGTGATGGTAAGTTTGTTACCAGCCGTCACCTGCGTGACCGTCTGATGAAAGAAACAGAGAAAAACCTGGCTTTACGTGTGGTTGATACTGACAACGGTGATACCTTCCTGGTATATGGTCGTGGTATCCTGCACCTGGGTGTATTGATTGAAACGATGCGTCGTGAAGGTTATGAATTAACTGTAGGTCAGCCCCAGGTAATTGTTAAAACCATCGACGGCAAAAAGTCTGAACCATACGAGAACCTGGTAGTAGACGTTCCACAGGAATTTGCCAGCAAGGTAATTGACCTGGTTACCCGTCGTAAAGGTGAAATGCACGTAATGGAAACCAAAGGTGATATGCAACACCTGGAGTTTGAAATTCCTTCACGTGGTTTAATCGGTTTGCGTACGCAGATGTTGACTGCTACCACCGGTGAAGCTGTAATGGCACACCGCTTTAGCGAATATAAGCCCTGGAAAGGTACTATCCCTGGCCGTAACAACGGTGTATTACTGGCTAAACAAACAGGTAACACAACCGGTTACTCTATTGATAAATTACAGGACAGAGGTACTTTCTTTGTTGATCCGGGAGAGGAAGTATACGCTGGTCAGATCATTGCCGAGCACATTAAGCCAGGAGATCTGGTAGTAAACGCTATTGAAGGTAAAAAGCTTACCAACATGCGCGCCAGCGGTAGTGATGCAGCTACCAACATTGCTCCTAAAACTTTAATGACACTGGAAGAGTGTATGGAGTATATCCAGAGTGATGAGTGTATTGAAGTTACGCCTAACAACATCCGTATGCGTAAAACCGTACTGGACGAAGAAGAGCGTAAAAAAGCATCACGTTCTCTGAAATCTGAAGAAGCATAATTTACAACAGGCAGCAATGCTTATGTAATATATAAAAGCGGGCAGGGTGTTAAACTCCTGTCCGCTTTTCTTTTATCTTTGTAAAAACATTGGTTTTATGAAAAGAGGCATTGTTTTTTTAGTGGTGGCGTTGACATTAGTGTTGCCTTTGGCCTTACAGGCACAATGTTCTATTTGTACTAAAACTGCTATGCAGTTAGGGGAAGGCCCTGCCAAGGGGTTGAATGGTGGTATTTTATACCTGATGAGTGCGCCACTGGCTATTATGGGCGTTATTGGTTTCCGTTGGTGGAAGCGTGAAAAACAGGTTAGTCAGTAATATATTGCTGCACAAAGCGGTACAGGTTAAACTCCCTGTTGTTACTGTCTTTTTCCCGGGCATCTTTCAGTTGTACCTTGCTTATGTCCCGCATGCGTTGTTTTCCTATTAATGTATAGGCTCTCTCGGCCAGCAGGGCGTTTTTGTAGAAACTGCCGTTTACCTGTTGCTGGTGTTGGTCAATGGCTTTTGCCAGGTTGGCCGTCCCTTCCTTACTGGTGGCAATGGTTTTGATAACAGGAATGTTCTGATTATGGTGTTTTTCGTAAAACTGTAAGGCGGCTACCAGGTTGCGGGTAAACAGGTCTGCTCCCGGGCGGGCGGCTTTATTTACCACAAACACATTGGCTATTTCCATTAAGCCTGCTTTCATGGTTTGAATGTCATCTCCTCCTTCCAGTGTAATAACCAGGCAGCTCATTTTAAACCAGTGTAATTAACCGCGACAGGCTTCTGATGTGCCTTGTTGAATGGAATGTACTAATGGCTGTAATGCGCTCATAATGCTATTTTATGCCTGTGCTTTTTTGCCCATACGGTTACTGGCAAAATCGGCTTTGGCTTCCTGTATGTATTGTTTCAGCTGACGGCTGTTGCGGCCATACAGCATATTGGTTTTTACATAATCTGTTACAAAAGCGCGAATACGTGCAGCATAACCCGGGTTAATGCCGGCAAATTTTTGCTCTATATACAGCATGTTCCTGTACATATAGTAACAGCGCAACGGTGTATGAATTTGCTTGCGCTTTTTAACCAGGTACAGGGTTTTGATAGAGGCCCTGTTTACCATAGTGCCTATGTGATGTACTACATGAATATTGTTGAATTGAATGATAGCGTAATGCTGTGCTGCTGCGCGCAGGCAATAGTCATAATCTACCAGGTCAATAAACAGGTTTTCGTCAAACCGGCCTATTACAGGCAACAGTGCTAGGTTAATGAGTGAGGCGGAGGTGATAATTACCTCTACCGGCTGTGGTGCACAGGTGGGCTCCGATGCTTTAGGTTCCCTGCCATAGGCAGTGCCAAACACCGCTACCTGTTCTTTACCGGCGTAGTTTTGAAAGCAGTTCATGTAGTATGTAATGCTTTCCTGCGAAAAAAAGGTGTCCTGGTCCATCGTCAACAACCATTCAAAACCTTCGGCACGCGCAGTTTCCGCAGCCATATTAATTCTTTTGGCAATACCTTCATTACTACCATCGTTGATGTAACGTGCTTTGGCGGGTAACTCAGATACGTTAAAGGTAGGCGTGCGAGAACCTGTATTGTCGTATACATACAATACATCTACATATGGCTCAAATGACTGGATATTAGGAATTACCTGTGCATCAGGTTTATACAATATTACAACGGCTGCTACTTTCACTATTTACTGGATTGTTTCAAAAATATTTACTTTTTGAATAAAACAATTTAAGGGCGGCAGTTATTTTAACTATTGAACCGGGCTGTAATGCCCACTTAACCGTACCTTTACTAATTATTGTTGGCTATGTATTATATAGTTTTTGGTATTTTATATCTTTTTTCGCTGTTACCATTCCGGGTCCTTTACCTCTTTAGTG encodes the following:
- a CDS encoding PorP/SprF family type IX secretion system membrane protein; translated protein: MRRMVFARWLLSLLTTIIITLPGNGQDYTFSQFNELPMLRNPALAGVFNGDLRISGAWRNQWQSVTVPYQTGAMSAEVKFPMKDWNDWITVGLQATYDVAGDIKLKRTSILPVINYHKSISGNSDDYLSLAFMGGPVNSQFDPTKLKLDDQFQGGTYDPTTPTSQVFDRTGFNYWDASTGLTYSSGFAEKGRYYLGVGLFHLNRPKVAFYTQNSNVYLERKFGFNAGATIPTSDFNRVVLYGDYFMQGGNRQFLGGILYGNDLIQNYDDENVFSLYFGGYYRWNDALIPVIKMEMFDWSVGLSYDVNVSKLKTASNMKGGFELTATYKCKFTHRSEEANSVRCVWF
- a CDS encoding PKD domain-containing protein, yielding MKTLVRLTLRPIHILSVVLCVLFCNSASGQAGIAVDNIVSGTYAPGASIGVEITPSGTFNAGNTFQVYLSDASGSFASQTLISTYTATYTNAINATLPTSLAAGTGYKIKVVSTDPAISTVYGGTISVATGTTVNASATASGTNVIVAGSIYGSCVPAVNKTLTIRNNSTPGANVTVKLVNDLTGADVSSYAVYNSGINGWDLTLPSLAYYTFTVTAELNGVVSTASYTILNSTTNNNIGSNGSQTGCMPNSIDINLGMDLLKTNYPGLRYQISWGDGTTEYISLDSLIKSNGKITHLYTKTSCDEVGGKFTVTSTIAVPSNWNFCNLNNPAFLTIQVFLAPDARISLSSGRVCVNSNITIRSTSLVGQGTYDGGNVCEGKAIYTWILDGTTIYDPGVPEAAPPDQVLTFPTPGVHQITLLVSNNPCGESDTTVFFCVEDKPDSTFHIDVNKSCVPFVVKTDTVLNTSRVYCIPYVEEYTVLDSNKNVAPANRYKVIAGSLAGAEPQIQFDTAGKYYIRYTVRNSCGSFFSEKLVEAYYANVTMPDSARYCDTLRINFGTNASHKPNYSTSAIGGESYQWTVTGGAYTFVSGTATSAYPIIKFNDYARYVVTVRFTNMCGTQTSSQVIRFDKPMLININTPSANTTVCWGTTSINLAANTTGPSDATLAWTTNGASNGTFSPTNTLATTYTFGTNDIANKTATVIITITGPNGSVCPRKNSSRVISMYPENKGTSYSKDICSGTALNESLVASTTGSTFTYTSVSTANVTGATASGSGSVITDVLTNNSSSSAGTVTYTITPLANGCNGTPFTITITVQPTPALTVNPLTSAMCSGNKTGLALTSSLAGATFQWLASPVSGTASGYYTTQQGTTVAGTTYTIDDELLNTSSTDAQVKYAIQLVSANGCKSPVQNALVTIHPKVTDANAGSDKKYCNVSQVTLEGNTATVGTGVWSQTLGPAAVITNPNNPASTVTGLVGNTEYRFAWTITDNSASHCGFTTDTVIIYNRPATTTATVTTPLTLCDFVAGDLSHNNKTLTGNIITRAFESGKWTVDGSPTGSSYSFSDDTDNDAIFTVSMPGTYTLRWTISGDAGCTPSSAVLTLNVYAPPASGSVATTTTAVCAGTDVRVTLSGYTGVIQKWQYSYDGLSWVDTAVQTSTIDFLNTQDTFAVRAIVISSGNAAGCPSVSTATPITINVSALSIGGNGKDTTVCQGTSTFFTLTNYRGSVIAWQASTNGGTTWTTVPGVTGERLDYSNIQTTTQYRAVVQNGVCSQVYSAVSTITVIPSIAQPTAGSAQNLCNVTGTTLDASAVTHSGEIGVWSQSTTTGSTNAVFGDVNNPKTTVTSLSPGTYILKWTVSNGGVCGTKSANVRIDISAAAQGGDALGGGTYCRGSVPTNTIDLDNYTGNVVRWESSTDGTTWTTISNTTSTLTYNNSVTQTTYYRAVVDNGNCTVPAYSTVATVTIKNPVTTPDANIDQDLCNANGTTLAANSVNTAAGENGTWTQSVRNAAGAVIASATNPATGISGLIAGNTYTFIWSIDNGGTCPVKRDSVDVVVRNPIANIIDTTNQFPLTICEGVLVNVTGGTPTGGNGAYAYQWQYSEDNITWNNFGTLSTAKDFSFTASSVSLYIRRRIISGPCDNFSNVVVLTVRKAITNNTLASSQDICINTAPAVIVGSVPQEGGGGYIYTWEQSIDNAATWSVIASATGKDYAPGVLTQTTLYRRTVTTALCSGLQKNVSDSVIIKVNPDAKARFSVRDTIGCAPFVLTAANIVDTPYAANNGGYNWLANGVLIGTTVAFPGYTINNVDDSVTIRLVTTSLYGCKSDSMEQKFFSFPTPDPQFTVSQDSSCGPYTVHFTNNSNNSPRVNYEWDLGNGQTTTNFNPADITYPINPDRRDTFYVVKLTAVTGCDRAVLTDTIKVYAAPKATFTPSVTAGCSPLTVFFNNNSLGERITYTWNFDDGHGDSVTTSAGQTSHTFVTFVQDTFHVRLIATNSCGTDTSYYNIVVSPNPISLNMSINGDQRQGCAPLTVQFNNNTRGASAFRWDFGDGNVLNTTENIDTITHVFTTPGRYAITLIASNYCSDTTGYEMVEVLAVPEVDFTALPTQVCIGDSIHFTNNSNSTLTGLVWRFGDGDTSVVTNPNHAYKTANAYNVTLTGSIQYQSGMVCSTTATHPVTVIASLPGLFTATDTIGNCVPYTITFTNSITPSALTSWDFGDGSTATGDVVTHTYTQNGTFTVKMNSLDPGGCTYEHAKNVVIQGPEGQFIYDNGYICKDKAVRLEVNAVRTTSYKYIFGDGDTLVTNANVVFHIYKQPGIYKPAVQLLTADCGVWIYGTNQIMVDYYQTGFTSVQQKVCGNSLVAFTDTSRSYFGIQSWDWRFGDGGTSTDKNPQHSYVGTNSWPVTLIITGTSGCKDTTMAYVSVKPNNKPVVQIMAATSGCVAQPMMFTANVNSQDSVSLYAWNFSNGFATNGEQITTKFGTAGSYQVQLVAGTIFGCYDTANATFVINPTPTVSLGNDVTICRGASVQLNAAGATEAAWSPINDLDCGNCLKPVATPLETRQYVARGSNVYGCSSTDTIVINVVQPARVQVSGPDTICVGQSAQLYADGTEKYRWWPAASLSNTTIASPVASPTLTTIYSVEGSDSLNCFRDTGYITITVGQWPKISLGPDKVLSTGTEVQLTTTYINGPMVKWTWTPEANLSCSNCAVPVATVRTDVCYSVTAENIYGCEAKDTVCIQAFCESTQVFIPNAFVPGSVNNGLLMVRGKGIRSVKSFRIYNRWGQVVFERANFPPNDKSFGWDGTIKGSLPTPDVYVYTAEVICDDGKAFTYKGNVAILK
- a CDS encoding helix-turn-helix domain-containing protein, with product MPKPTYTRQNVGAALRKVRIEKGLKQAYVAMKAGTSKELISKMENGKCDFRMCRLNQLLQIYDCTPIDFWNLFDYSGFFNLEPWVMAD